The genomic DNA TCTAGAAAGTGGTGCAAAAATTGTCTTAGTGGATTGTCAAAATATTACATTTTTGGATAGTTCTGGTTTAGGATCTCTAGTTTTAGCTTTCAAAAACCTGCGAGATGCTGACATTAAAATGGTACTCTGTTCAGTGAAAGAGGAAGTAAGAATGATATTTGAACTCACTAGCATGAATGAAATATTTGAAATATTTCCCAGTGAGGATGCCTTCAATCAAGTTTTGCTTGCAGCTAATTAATCAAACCTAATCAAACCTAATTTGTAGAATAGACAAATCGTCATCAAAAACTTCTTTGGAGTTTAATTTGGTTACATAGTTCAGGATATAATCTAATTGATAATCTACGGAATGTTGTAGACTAACCAATAACTGAATAAAGCCATCTAAACTCCAAAGACTACCATCGGATTTAGTAATTTCATAAGCGCCATCACTAAAAATATAAAGATTGCTAGATTCGTTAATTTGACAATGTTCATCTACATATTTGGTTTCAGGGAACATACCCACAGGCATACCTGGAGTTTTTAATAGTTTTGTTTCTGTAGTGGTAGGGGAATTTCCCGATATTAATACCCCCGGTGGATGTCCTGCACTAGCGTAAATTAACTGTCGAGTTTTTTGATTATAAACACCATACCAGATAGTAAAGTATTTATCATTTTGATAATTAATCTGAAAAGTGTTATTGAGGGCTGCTAATACTTGACTTGGTTGATAGTAATTAAGTCCTTTAAGGGCGCGGGAACGCAGTAAATTCAAGACAGAAACAGAGGGAAGAGTAGCTCTAAGTCCATGGCCAGCGGTATCTAATAAATAAATGGCTATATGATCACAATCTAACCAATAATAATCAAAACAGTCACCTCCCAATTGTCGGGAGGGAATGAAGCGGGAATTGATACCCAACGGTTGAGACATGGGTAAAGGTAAAAGAGATTTTACATATTCTGCGGCTTCTGCTAATTCTGTTTCTAATAATAATTTTTGGGTTTGTAAATCCCGGTTTAATTGATGAAGACGTAACCCGGCTCTGACTCTAGCTTTTAGTTCATTTTGTTCTATGGGTTTGGAAATAAAATCGTCGGCTCCAGTATCCAGACCTTTTACCCGATCTGCAACTGAATCCAAGGAAGTTAATAAAATGAAGAATGTGGTAGATAAATTAGGGTCTTTTTTGATGCGATCGCATACTTCCAGACCATTTAAACCTGGCATGATCCAATCGCAAATAATCAAGGCTGGGGGAGAGGTGAGGGCTTGTAAAATTCCTTCCTGTCCATTACTAGCAGTGATTACTTGATAACCCTGTTTTTCTAACATCCTTTTCAGGAGAAGTTGTATTGATAAATCATCATCAATTACTAAAATCTGAAACATAATAAATGGTGTACAAAATCAGTTTTTTAACCCAAACTTTTCCCAGCATAAATGGTTTGAAATAGTATGATTATTAATTATGAAGATACCAGGGGATTGAGCCATAACAACATAATTTTCTTTAATTGATATAAATCACGATATACTTCTTGTTTAAACCACTGACCAATAGCATCTAAGGGGGTAAAAGAATTTCCTGGTTGCCATTTGATTTCTTGACCTAATGGAGTGGTATGATTACCTGATAAAGTTTGTACAGTCACCATATCTGGAAAGCGTTTTTGTAAGATTTGGGTTAAATTTACAGATTGATCAAGAGTATCGTTTCTAAATTTGATCAGTAAGTTACGGCGAATTTGATAATCTTTTTGCACAAGTTTGTCGGTTTCTTGGGGTGTGGGCGTAAATTCAATTGGCAGGGTAGAATTTAATTGTTCTACTAGAGGAATGGCATCCTTAGCAGTGTAGTTGTTAAAGGAAATCAAAATATTACCGGCTCTTTGCACTGGAAACAGACTACCAATAAGTAAATGAAGTTTACAACCCATACTATGTCCAACCCCGTAGATTGGTAGGTAAAGCTTGCGTAATTCTCCGGAATCTTGTAAACGTTCTATGGTACGTTCAAAGTTGAGAAGTACGGATTCGGCGATCGCCCGATGATCTAGGGTGTTAACAAAAGGTGTAGCAATTATAACATAACCTTTGGCTGCTAACTCTTCCAGTAACCAGCGGTAAGTCAGGTGAGGTGCAGTAGCGACAAAAGCACCCCCCAAAAAATGAATGATCCCAACAGGACGACGGGGAATAATGACCCAGTTACCTCTAATTTCTTTCCAGTCCATATTAATGTGCTATTTATTAAGCTAGGCTCTCTTTTTTGACATATTCTTTAATGTTACTCTGATCCTGGTGAAAGATTAACTATAATGTTGAAAATGTTGGATAGGCTTTTGTTTTCTAAAATTATCAATATATAATTGGTTTGAATATATAATTGTGTGGCTGCATACTATATTCCAATAAGATTAACTATCCCAATTTAGGATTCAGAAGTCAGGAATTAGAATATTTGATGGTAGATGAACAATAGATAATTTTTGCCTTAACCCTGATTTTGTAATCTTCCCATTTCGTATTGAACATCTAAAGCAATTTGTAACGCTTCATTTAATATTCTGCCATGTTCAGTTGCTTGTTCTGTAACTTGCATAGAAGTAAGAGTAGCTAAGTTTTGAGAAAATAAATCAGAGTTACTCAAAATAAAGTTCTTGTTTTCTCGCAAAATTTTTTCTGTTTTTAAGGCTCTAACTAAGTCTAATCTAGTCATATTTAAGGCTTCGATAACTCTTTCCCTATGCAGAATAGCTACATCTGGATTACCTGCTGCCTCTATTTGATCGTTAATATCTATAGCTTTAATCATAGAATTATATCTTTCTACATCATTAAGTAAAATTTTCAAGGAGTTTGTCATTTTTTGCTTCAAAAAATTACTTTTAAACCTCCACATTAAATATAATAAACTTTGAATTACACCACCTAACCAAATATTGACAAAAAGTAGTAATAACCAAGATGGTATAGTAATCCAACCAGCAAGCATCTTCACCATAACATCAAACAAAATATATGCAAAGAGCGAGGCAGAAGCACCTATAAAGACTGCTGTTGCACCTTCAGAACCTTTGATTTTATTTACCAAGTATTTGCGCCAAATATTCAGATATTTTGTTATGATAATTAATTCATTTTTTACGGGTAGATTAGTTAATCTTTCTAATTCCTGATCACTAATTTCTAGTCCGACTAAATCATCACGCACAGTTTCCCAATCCTCACCATAACTTGATTTACTCTAATATAGCAGTCAAATTTAGGAAATGGGAATTGGCAGGTCAGTTTATCAGAAATTTATATCTTCATCAATATCCAGACAAATCCTTTAATTGACAAACATATAGGTGTTATCATCCTATTTTGGATTGACGAAAAACTCTAAATGATTGTACAGTTAATAGGCTGTTTATGAAAAAAAATAACATCAAATACCAGTTGTTAAAGACAAATTATTATAATCACACTTATTTTATCCTGGGAAGATAATATTGAATAAATAAAAACTAACAAAGATAAAGATAAATATAACCGTGGCAGAATAAACTATCACATCTTTAACAAGAAATAGTATCCAGTCTTTTCTAAGTTCTTGCTGAAACTTTATTTCTCTTAACCTACGTTCTAGTTCAGTATCTGCTTTTGTTTTGATAGGTAAATCAAGCAAGTCATTATGAGAAATATCATTAACTATTTCTGCCGTCGTACTAATTTTTTGGTGATCACACAACTTAGACAAATCATCATCTTGTAGATTTAATTTTGTCGCCATGAGTTGTAAATCATTCTTGTCCATCTTTTTTATTTCTTGCTTGATTAACTTTCTTAGCAGTTGAACTATTAATAATTCTAGCTTTTTGTTTTTCATGGTTTTTTTAGGCAAAAATCACAGCATATTACAGGTAAATAAAGTAAAAATGTAAATCACCAAGCTGTACAATAAATAGCTTGCCTTTAGCTATAACCTGCTGTATTTTGTTAGTTGATAATTTTAAGTGAATCACATCTAAAACAACTGAATTTAAAGATACAATTACAAAAACTGTATGATTAAGTTAGCCCAAAAAACTCTTATCATCAAAAGCCAGAAAGCTCTATGGAATAGAGTTTGAGCTATTCAACCTCTAATTATATGCGCGTATTTTTACACATAAGCTTATTTACACTCTAATGAAATCATAAAATTAATCACAGGAGTCCCAAGGCTGAAAATGGTAATACTTGTTGTTTTGATTAACATCTTCATTTCCATCATATTTTTTTACATGGCCATACAGATATGGCTAATAAAACAAAAGCTGATATTGATAACAGATAGTTTAAATAGTTATGAATCTCTTAGCAATACAGCACTTTACGCAGCAACAGAAAGTATTTATACTAGCAAAGATAAAATTTATAGCCTACGACAAAAAAATCAAAATCTTCAACTGCAAATCCAAAAATTGCGTCAGATTCTGAATCTGATTATATTAGGTAGAAAGATTTTGCAGATGTATCTATAAACAGCATAGATAGCAATAGAGATGACCATCGAACTAAATATCTTTGATTTGAGATTGATACAAATACACCCAGAGACTTGTACTATGAAAGAATTACCGCCTCTCCTGGAACTCCTAAACTCCAGTAAAATAGCTGTAAAGAGATAATTAAGAAAAAATGTCTAATAATCGTTCTGGAATATTTCTTGGCGGTGTCATGCTGGGCGCTACCATAGGAGCTTTAACAGGCTTACTTGCTGCTCCCCGTGCAGGTCGGGAAACCCGTAAACTTTTGAAAAAATCTGCTGATGCGTTACCAGAGTTAGCAGAGGATTTATCAACAAGCGTGCAGATTCAAGCAGATCGTCTTTCTGCCAGTGCATTGCAAAATTGGGATGATACCCTAGAGAGATTAAGGGATGCGATCGCTGCTGGAGTAGATGCTACTCAACGCGAAAATCAAGCCCTGAAAAGGAAAAATCCTGCCGATGTAGAAAACACAGATTCTCGAAATCAGAATCTAGAACGCTCATAAATAGCATAACCGTGATTGACCCTTTATTTTGGCTGGGAATGTCCATGATCTTAGTCGCTGCTAGTTTAACAGCTGTCTTAGTAGCGGCTATACCTACTTTGCAAGAGTTAGCCCATGCTGCTCGTAGTGCCGAGAAATTATTTGATACTCTCTCACGGGAGTTACCACCCACCCTCCAAGCCATTCGTAACACCAGTCTAGAAATGACAGAGTTGAGCGATGATGTCGGTGAAAGTGTTAAAAGTGCTAGTCAAGTAGTGAGACAAGTGGATCAAAGTTTAGATATCGCCAAAAAACAAGCTCAAGATATTCAGATTAGTACCCGTAGCCTAGCAGTCGGTTTTAAAGCTGCCTGGACAACTTTTACGCGCCAAAAGCCGATCAGAAGCACAACTGAGAAATTGCCAATGAATAATCGGCCAGAGGTAACATTTTCAGAATCAGAACTGTAGGCAATAAATATTATTTTGATTATTACAGCATATTGCAGATCAATGAGGTACAAATAATAATCAAAAATCCTTATAAACAAAGGGTTTTATTGCTATTGGCGTAGCTTGCCGTACAACTCCTACATCGTCACGCAAGCTATAGGCATAATCTTACCGCTAAAAACTGCTGTATTTTTATTTGCACTTTTGCCTCTTATAGCAGGTGACAGGGAACAGGTGACAGAGCTAGAAGTCTTTCAGTGTCTAAGTTTTAGTTCTGCTTAATGTCCTAACCGCCTTGTCCATTGCTATACCTTCTTCCACTGAGAATTGAAACTTTTGTGGAATCAATCAAAAATTCAAA from Okeanomitos corallinicola TIOX110 includes the following:
- a CDS encoding STAS domain-containing protein, producing the protein MSQQVKVIKLNKNLNAETSSEFQQDIAQILESGAKIVLVDCQNITFLDSSGLGSLVLAFKNLRDADIKMVLCSVKEEVRMIFELTSMNEIFEIFPSEDAFNQVLLAAN
- a CDS encoding SpoIIE family protein phosphatase, with translation MFQILVIDDDLSIQLLLKRMLEKQGYQVITASNGQEGILQALTSPPALIICDWIMPGLNGLEVCDRIKKDPNLSTTFFILLTSLDSVADRVKGLDTGADDFISKPIEQNELKARVRAGLRLHQLNRDLQTQKLLLETELAEAAEYVKSLLPLPMSQPLGINSRFIPSRQLGGDCFDYYWLDCDHIAIYLLDTAGHGLRATLPSVSVLNLLRSRALKGLNYYQPSQVLAALNNTFQINYQNDKYFTIWYGVYNQKTRQLIYASAGHPPGVLISGNSPTTTETKLLKTPGMPVGMFPETKYVDEHCQINESSNLYIFSDGAYEITKSDGSLWSLDGFIQLLVSLQHSVDYQLDYILNYVTKLNSKEVFDDDLSILQIRFD
- a CDS encoding DUF1350 family protein, encoding MDWKEIRGNWVIIPRRPVGIIHFLGGAFVATAPHLTYRWLLEELAAKGYVIIATPFVNTLDHRAIAESVLLNFERTIERLQDSGELRKLYLPIYGVGHSMGCKLHLLIGSLFPVQRAGNILISFNNYTAKDAIPLVEQLNSTLPIEFTPTPQETDKLVQKDYQIRRNLLIKFRNDTLDQSVNLTQILQKRFPDMVTVQTLSGNHTTPLGQEIKWQPGNSFTPLDAIGQWFKQEVYRDLYQLKKIMLLWLNPLVSS
- a CDS encoding YtxH domain-containing protein, which translates into the protein MSNNRSGIFLGGVMLGATIGALTGLLAAPRAGRETRKLLKKSADALPELAEDLSTSVQIQADRLSASALQNWDDTLERLRDAIAAGVDATQRENQALKRKNPADVENTDSRNQNLERS